A stretch of Synechococcus sp. MIT S9220 DNA encodes these proteins:
- a CDS encoding DMT family transporter: protein MGILAGLVAALAWTLASSLWRGLSTSLSAVQLNGLKNLIACAALLPVLVTLPWNEEGKSLMLLLISGGLGISLGDSFYLASLRRLGTRRILTLESLAPVAAAAGGWFAMGEKLSVQGWAGALLVTISVVLVAVQQPPDATRLVDRSRHEQAQGLVMGLLAVVCGVAGAAVSRTVLVNSELTPLQSAACRLLGGLLLLIPWLRLAARFPQPRPRSVRWPRVLVATVLGTILGILLQQVVLQRLPLGIGITVLSTAPVMALLVARAEGDQLKPSVLLASTLSVTGVGLAVLS, encoded by the coding sequence GTGGGAATCCTGGCCGGATTGGTTGCAGCACTGGCATGGACCCTGGCGAGCAGTCTGTGGCGAGGTCTCTCCACCTCTCTCAGCGCGGTTCAACTCAATGGGCTGAAGAATCTGATCGCCTGCGCAGCATTGCTGCCGGTGCTGGTCACACTCCCCTGGAACGAAGAAGGGAAGAGCCTGATGCTGCTACTGATCAGTGGTGGTCTGGGAATTTCACTGGGAGACAGCTTTTATCTCGCCTCACTGAGACGTCTCGGGACACGCAGAATTCTCACCCTGGAGTCGCTCGCGCCCGTCGCAGCCGCTGCTGGAGGCTGGTTCGCCATGGGAGAGAAGCTCTCTGTTCAGGGCTGGGCTGGGGCACTGCTGGTCACGATTTCCGTGGTGTTAGTTGCCGTGCAGCAACCTCCTGACGCCACACGACTGGTCGACCGAAGCCGCCATGAGCAGGCACAGGGCTTGGTGATGGGCTTGCTGGCTGTGGTCTGCGGTGTGGCAGGCGCCGCCGTCTCGCGCACTGTTCTGGTCAACAGTGAGCTGACACCTCTGCAAAGTGCTGCCTGCCGTCTGCTAGGCGGCCTGCTGCTGTTGATTCCCTGGCTGCGCTTGGCAGCCAGATTTCCGCAACCACGCCCGCGCAGTGTGCGTTGGCCGCGGGTGCTGGTTGCAACAGTGCTGGGAACCATTCTGGGGATCCTGCTGCAACAGGTTGTGCTGCAGAGGTTGCCTCTGGGCATCGGCATCACCGTGCTGAGCACGGCACCGGTGATGGCCCTGCTGGTGGCGCGTGCCGAAGGAGATCAGCTGAAACCGTCCGTGCTGTTGGCCTCAACACTGTCCGTCACAGGCGTTGGCCTGGCAGTGCTGAGTTGA
- the psbD gene encoding photosystem II D2 protein (photosystem q(a) protein) has protein sequence MTIAVGRAPQRGWFDVLDDWLKRDRFVFVGWSGILLFPTAYLAIGGWLTGTTFVTSWYTHGIASSYLEGCNFLTAAVSTPADAMGHSLLLLWGPEAQGDFVRWCQLGGLWAFVALHGAFALIGFMLRQFEIARLVGIRPYNAIAFSGPIAVFVSVFLMYPLGQSSWFFAPSFGVAAIFRFLLFLQGFHNWTLNPFHMMGVAGILGGALLCAIHGATVENTLFEDGEQANTFKAFEPTQEEETYSMVTANRFWSQIFGIAFSNKRWLHFFMLFVPVMGLWTSSIGIIGLALNLRAYDFVSQEIRAAEDPEFETFYTKNILLNEGLRAWMAPADQPHENFVFPEEVLPRGNAL, from the coding sequence ATGACGATCGCTGTAGGACGCGCGCCACAGCGGGGATGGTTTGACGTCCTCGATGACTGGCTCAAGCGCGACCGCTTCGTTTTTGTCGGCTGGTCCGGCATTCTTCTCTTCCCAACGGCCTACTTGGCCATCGGTGGCTGGCTCACAGGCACCACCTTTGTCACCTCCTGGTACACCCACGGCATTGCCTCGTCGTACCTGGAAGGTTGCAACTTCCTGACTGCTGCTGTGTCCACCCCCGCTGATGCGATGGGTCACAGCCTTCTGTTGCTCTGGGGCCCTGAAGCCCAGGGTGATTTCGTTCGCTGGTGTCAGCTCGGCGGCCTCTGGGCCTTCGTTGCACTGCACGGTGCTTTCGCACTGATCGGCTTCATGCTGCGTCAGTTCGAGATTGCCCGTCTGGTCGGCATCCGCCCTTACAACGCCATCGCCTTCTCCGGCCCGATTGCGGTGTTCGTCAGTGTCTTCCTGATGTACCCCCTCGGCCAGAGCAGCTGGTTCTTCGCGCCCTCCTTCGGTGTGGCAGCGATCTTCCGCTTCCTCCTCTTCCTGCAGGGCTTCCACAACTGGACCCTCAACCCCTTCCACATGATGGGCGTCGCCGGCATCCTCGGCGGTGCACTGCTTTGCGCCATTCACGGTGCAACGGTGGAAAACACCTTGTTTGAGGATGGTGAGCAGGCCAACACCTTCAAGGCGTTCGAGCCCACCCAGGAAGAAGAGACCTATTCGATGGTCACCGCCAACCGCTTCTGGAGTCAGATCTTTGGTATCGCCTTCTCCAACAAGCGCTGGCTGCACTTCTTCATGCTGTTCGTGCCTGTGATGGGTCTGTGGACCAGCTCCATCGGCATCATCGGTTTGGCCCTCAACCTGCGCGCCTATGACTTCGTGTCACAGGAAATCCGCGCTGCAGAAGATCCCGAATTTGAGACCTTCTACACCAAGAACATCCTTCTGAATGAAGGTCTGCGTGCCTGGATGGCACCGGCTGACCAGCCGCACGAAAACTTCGTCTTCCCTGAAGAGGTTCTGCCCCGTGGAAACGCCCTTTAA
- a CDS encoding cobyric acid synthase, producing the protein MVLGTSSGAGKSLMTAALCRVLKRRGETPLPFKGQNMSNNAWVDQNGGEMAYSQALQAWAAGLEPVHAMNPVLLKPQGDSTSEVIHLGSSAGTCRAEHYYRDWFDSGWAAIRQGLEDLQANHPGGRLVLEGAGSPVEVNLQARDLTNLRLAKYLQANCLLVADIERGGVFAQIIGTLQLMTPDERRLIRGLLVNRFRGRRELFDEGRRWLDTNTGIPVLGVMPWLDELFPPEDSLDLLERRGRKRSAELEIAVVKLPSLSNFSDLDPLEAEPTVELRWIAPGEALGSPDAVVIPGSKQTLRDLASLRSSGLDAELIRFANNGGELFGICGGMQLLGAELHDPDGLEGEGLPGQSGSDVAGLGLLPLRTVFGGDKALHQRQALVLWPDQQPQLKVEGFELHRGSSEAIEDCETFSAEQGLGWIRATTAGTYLHGIFENGPWRRRWLNRLRRRRGLADLSEQQPHHSRQRDALLDRLADAFEQHVNLEPLLDTST; encoded by the coding sequence ATGGTGCTCGGCACCAGTAGTGGTGCAGGAAAATCGCTGATGACAGCAGCGCTCTGCAGAGTGCTGAAACGGCGTGGCGAAACACCGCTGCCCTTCAAGGGGCAGAACATGAGTAACAACGCCTGGGTGGATCAGAACGGCGGCGAAATGGCCTACTCCCAGGCCCTGCAGGCCTGGGCCGCCGGGCTGGAGCCGGTGCATGCTATGAACCCAGTGCTGCTCAAACCGCAGGGCGATTCGACCAGCGAGGTGATTCACCTTGGGAGCTCCGCCGGCACCTGCAGGGCAGAGCATTACTACCGAGACTGGTTCGACTCCGGCTGGGCTGCCATCCGCCAGGGTCTCGAGGATCTGCAGGCCAATCATCCAGGCGGAAGACTTGTGCTTGAAGGAGCTGGCAGCCCGGTCGAAGTCAACCTGCAGGCACGCGATCTCACCAACCTGCGTCTTGCCAAGTACCTGCAAGCCAATTGCCTGCTGGTTGCCGATATTGAACGCGGAGGCGTGTTCGCCCAGATCATCGGCACTCTCCAGTTGATGACACCTGATGAACGGCGACTGATCCGCGGGCTGCTGGTTAATCGGTTCCGAGGCAGACGAGAACTTTTCGATGAAGGTCGACGCTGGCTCGATACCAATACAGGCATTCCGGTTCTTGGAGTGATGCCATGGCTTGACGAGCTCTTTCCGCCTGAAGACTCCCTCGACCTGCTGGAGAGGAGAGGCCGCAAGCGCAGCGCTGAGCTTGAAATTGCCGTGGTGAAACTACCCTCACTCAGCAACTTTTCTGATCTCGACCCTCTGGAGGCGGAGCCAACCGTTGAGCTGCGCTGGATCGCACCGGGCGAAGCGCTTGGGTCTCCCGATGCCGTCGTGATCCCGGGAAGTAAACAGACCCTTCGCGATCTTGCTTCCCTGCGCAGTAGCGGACTAGACGCTGAACTGATCCGTTTTGCCAACAACGGCGGTGAGCTATTCGGCATCTGTGGCGGCATGCAGTTGCTCGGTGCGGAATTGCACGATCCCGATGGACTGGAGGGCGAAGGGCTACCAGGACAATCCGGCAGCGACGTCGCCGGCCTTGGCCTGCTCCCCCTGCGAACCGTGTTCGGCGGCGACAAGGCACTGCATCAACGCCAAGCTCTTGTGCTTTGGCCTGATCAGCAACCGCAGCTGAAGGTGGAGGGATTCGAACTGCATCGGGGAAGCAGCGAAGCCATCGAAGACTGCGAAACATTCAGTGCAGAACAAGGCCTGGGCTGGATCCGTGCGACCACCGCAGGAACCTATCTGCATGGAATCTTTGAGAACGGGCCCTGGCGACGACGCTGGCTGAACCGGCTTCGACGCAGACGCGGGCTGGCGGATCTCAGTGAGCAGCAACCGCACCACAGTCGTCAGAGAGACGCGCTGCTCGACCGCTTGGCCGATGCCTTTGAACAACATGTGAATCTGGAACCACTGCTGGACACATCCACGTGA
- a CDS encoding 2Fe-2S iron-sulfur cluster-binding protein, with protein MWPDGQRSVSYKGEDWLAAARQAGVHVPTGCMGGSCGACEIDVDGTTVRACISSVPASASGQLKVELATDPYW; from the coding sequence ATGTGGCCGGACGGTCAGCGCAGCGTCAGCTACAAGGGCGAAGACTGGTTGGCGGCAGCGCGGCAGGCCGGCGTGCATGTACCCACTGGCTGCATGGGAGGCAGTTGCGGCGCCTGCGAGATCGATGTTGATGGCACCACCGTGAGGGCCTGCATCAGCAGCGTGCCTGCGTCAGCATCGGGTCAACTCAAGGTGGAGTTGGCCACCGACCCCTACTGGTGA
- the ilvN gene encoding acetolactate synthase small subunit: MKHTLSVLVEDESGALSRIAGLFARRGFNIDSLAVGPAEAVGRSRLTMVVEGDEHTLQQMSKQLDKLVNVLQVLDLSQRPAVERELMLMKVSAPAAQRSAILELVQVFRAKVVDVADDALTLEVVGDPGKLVALERLMAPYGIEEIARTGKVALERASGVNTEMLKASSSGGRVPA, translated from the coding sequence ATGAAGCACACTCTGTCGGTTCTGGTGGAGGACGAATCAGGCGCCCTCAGCCGAATAGCCGGCCTGTTCGCACGCCGTGGCTTCAACATCGACAGCCTTGCGGTTGGTCCTGCTGAGGCTGTTGGTCGCTCAAGGCTGACCATGGTGGTCGAAGGCGACGAGCACACCCTTCAACAGATGAGCAAACAGCTCGACAAGCTTGTCAACGTGCTGCAGGTTCTCGACCTCTCCCAGCGTCCTGCAGTCGAACGGGAGTTGATGCTGATGAAAGTCTCCGCACCGGCGGCTCAACGCAGCGCAATCCTTGAATTAGTTCAGGTGTTCAGAGCCAAGGTGGTCGACGTCGCAGACGATGCTCTGACCCTGGAGGTTGTCGGCGATCCAGGGAAGCTGGTGGCGCTGGAACGGCTGATGGCGCCCTATGGCATCGAGGAAATCGCTCGAACCGGCAAGGTCGCACTGGAAAGAGCTTCTGGAGTGAACACTGAAATGCTCAAGGCTTCAAGTTCTGGCGGGCGCGTGCCCGCCTGA
- a CDS encoding Npun_F0494 family protein codes for MSGAENENGIDSTSRVTLQDPSELTRHAMRRARQAVCCLPFQRSFYRNVEQAALSSKELVARPDWPAQTRRRLNASETEDLLIWLIQLGVLRREVDGQGLTERVRLTPLGREVLIPWPETIPSAGIGSRLVHWCRRHRPRW; via the coding sequence GTGAGCGGCGCTGAGAACGAGAATGGCATCGACAGCACGTCACGTGTGACTCTTCAGGACCCCAGCGAACTCACAAGGCATGCCATGAGGCGAGCACGCCAAGCGGTTTGCTGCCTTCCTTTCCAACGCAGCTTTTACCGCAACGTGGAACAGGCAGCCCTGAGCAGCAAAGAACTGGTGGCAAGACCAGATTGGCCTGCACAGACCAGGCGACGATTAAATGCCAGCGAGACAGAGGATCTGCTCATCTGGCTGATTCAACTGGGGGTTCTACGCCGGGAAGTTGACGGCCAGGGTCTTACAGAACGGGTGCGTCTGACCCCTCTTGGCAGGGAGGTGCTGATCCCCTGGCCTGAAACGATCCCCTCAGCAGGCATTGGAAGCCGTCTGGTGCACTGGTGTCGTCGACACCGCCCCCGCTGGTGA
- a CDS encoding MBL fold metallo-hydrolase yields MTDTATYLGANGWLLTMAGLRVLLDPWLSGPLVFPPGAWLLKGEMPELMPIPDQLDLLLLTQGLPDHAHPETLQALSKQIPVVASAAAARVVQRLGFETITELRPGDTTTIAGLKIQATAGAAVPAVENGYLLDWPEGSLYLEPHGVLDPAIDHRSVDTLITPVVDLGLPMLGAFITGARVMPDLISRFQPKTVLASTTGGDVKFSGMISNLLNAADASTDCGDLPEDCTLITPTVGREIPLPSGSR; encoded by the coding sequence ATGACAGACACAGCCACCTATCTCGGAGCCAATGGCTGGCTGCTGACCATGGCTGGACTGAGGGTGCTGCTGGACCCATGGCTCAGTGGTCCACTGGTGTTTCCACCAGGTGCCTGGTTGCTGAAAGGTGAGATGCCAGAACTGATGCCCATTCCGGATCAGCTTGATTTGCTTCTGCTCACGCAGGGGCTTCCAGATCATGCCCATCCAGAAACGCTCCAGGCCCTGTCAAAACAGATCCCCGTGGTGGCATCGGCAGCCGCCGCGCGTGTGGTGCAGCGTCTGGGATTTGAGACCATCACCGAGCTTCGACCCGGCGACACCACCACGATCGCTGGACTGAAGATCCAGGCCACTGCAGGAGCAGCAGTCCCGGCAGTGGAGAACGGCTACCTGCTGGACTGGCCCGAGGGTTCCCTCTATCTCGAACCGCATGGTGTCTTGGATCCTGCGATCGATCACCGCAGCGTTGACACCCTGATCACTCCGGTGGTGGATCTTGGCTTGCCAATGCTGGGAGCATTCATTACAGGCGCTCGCGTGATGCCGGATCTGATCAGCCGATTCCAGCCCAAGACCGTGCTGGCCAGCACCACCGGGGGCGATGTGAAATTCAGCGGGATGATCAGCAACCTGCTGAACGCCGCTGACGCCTCGACAGATTGCGGCGATCTTCCCGAAGACTGCACGCTGATCACACCCACGGTGGGGCGAGAGATCCCATTGCCATCAGGGTCGCGCTAG
- the psbC gene encoding photosystem II reaction center protein CP43, with protein METPFNSGLIATGGKDLDSTGYAWWAGNARLINLSGRLLGAHVAHAGLMVFWAGAMMLFEVSHFTFDKPMYEQGLILFPHVATLGYGVGPGGEVTDLYPFFVVGVLHLISSAVLGLGGLYHAIRGPEILENYSTFFSQDWRDKNQMTNIIGYHLILLGVGCLLLVFKAMFFGGVYDTWAPGGGDVRLITNPTLDPGVVFGYLFRAPFGGEGWIIGVNSMEDIIGGHIWLGLTLIFGGIWHVTTKPFGWVRRAFIWNGEAYLSYSLGALSFMSFIASAFIWFNNTAYPSEFYGPTNAESSQAQSFTFLVRDQRLGANIGSAMGPTGLGKYLMRSPTGEIIFGGETMRFWDFRGPWLEPLRGPNGLSLDKLQNDIQPWQVRRAAEYMTHAPNASLNSVGGIITEPNSVNFVNIRQWLAATQFVLAFFFLVGHLWHAGRARAAAAGFEKGIDRSAEPSLAMPDLD; from the coding sequence GTGGAAACGCCCTTTAATTCCGGTCTTATCGCCACTGGCGGTAAAGACCTCGACTCCACCGGCTATGCCTGGTGGGCTGGCAATGCCCGTCTGATCAACCTTTCAGGCCGTCTGCTCGGTGCCCACGTGGCCCACGCAGGTCTGATGGTGTTCTGGGCCGGCGCCATGATGCTGTTCGAGGTGAGTCACTTCACCTTCGACAAGCCCATGTATGAGCAGGGTCTGATCCTGTTCCCCCATGTCGCCACACTCGGTTATGGCGTAGGTCCCGGTGGCGAAGTCACCGATCTCTATCCCTTCTTTGTCGTCGGTGTTCTGCACCTGATCAGTTCCGCTGTGCTTGGTCTCGGCGGTCTGTATCACGCCATTCGCGGACCAGAAATCCTGGAGAACTACTCCACGTTCTTCTCCCAGGATTGGCGCGACAAGAATCAGATGACCAACATCATTGGTTATCACCTGATTCTCTTGGGCGTTGGCTGTTTGCTCCTGGTCTTCAAGGCCATGTTCTTCGGTGGCGTGTACGACACCTGGGCACCGGGCGGCGGCGATGTTCGTCTGATCACCAATCCGACTCTCGATCCGGGTGTGGTCTTCGGCTATCTGTTCCGCGCTCCCTTCGGTGGAGAGGGCTGGATCATCGGTGTGAACTCCATGGAGGACATCATCGGTGGCCACATCTGGCTTGGTCTTACGTTGATTTTCGGCGGTATTTGGCATGTCACCACCAAGCCTTTCGGTTGGGTGCGTCGCGCCTTCATCTGGAATGGTGAGGCTTACCTGAGCTACAGCCTTGGTGCTCTGAGCTTCATGAGCTTCATTGCCTCGGCATTCATCTGGTTCAACAACACCGCCTATCCCTCTGAGTTTTACGGCCCCACCAACGCCGAATCTTCACAGGCCCAGAGTTTCACCTTCCTGGTGAGAGACCAGCGTCTCGGCGCCAACATTGGTTCCGCCATGGGCCCAACCGGCCTTGGTAAGTATCTGATGCGTTCACCGACCGGTGAAATCATCTTCGGTGGTGAAACGATGCGTTTCTGGGATTTCCGTGGTCCCTGGCTTGAGCCCCTGCGTGGACCCAACGGCCTGAGTCTCGACAAGCTTCAGAACGACATCCAGCCTTGGCAGGTTCGTCGTGCTGCTGAGTACATGACTCACGCCCCCAACGCATCCCTGAATTCCGTTGGCGGCATCATCACCGAGCCCAACTCGGTGAACTTCGTGAACATCCGCCAGTGGTTGGCAGCGACTCAGTTCGTGCTCGCCTTCTTCTTCCTGGTGGGTCACCTCTGGCATGCAGGACGCGCACGTGCTGCTGCTGCAGGTTTCGAAAAGGGTATCGACCGTTCAGCAGAGCCTTCACTGGCCATGCCAGACCTCGACTGA
- a CDS encoding peptidylprolyl isomerase, producing the protein MIRQSIKTLMALALCLPLLVSCASSTTASIPVGCEQASSPCLQGKASVELTTSKGSITLELNGDAAPVTAGNFLDLVQRGAYNGTVFHRVVRDPVPFVVQGGDPSSSDPATPKSQYGTGSFVDPTSGQARFVPLELSFNGEDQPRYGRVVSNPTELVQLKLSHERGALAMARSQAPDSASAQFYIALKPLPELDGRYAVFGRVTQGLDVVDAIRQDDTIEKAVVLTPGL; encoded by the coding sequence ATGATTCGTCAATCCATCAAGACACTGATGGCACTTGCCTTGTGTCTGCCTCTTTTGGTGAGCTGTGCGTCCAGCACAACGGCTTCGATACCGGTTGGCTGCGAGCAGGCCAGCAGTCCTTGCCTTCAGGGCAAGGCCAGCGTTGAGCTCACCACCAGCAAGGGCTCGATCACCCTGGAACTCAACGGCGATGCCGCGCCTGTGACGGCTGGGAATTTCCTTGATCTGGTTCAAAGGGGTGCCTACAACGGCACTGTTTTTCATCGAGTGGTGAGGGACCCGGTTCCATTTGTGGTGCAGGGCGGTGATCCCTCCTCTAGTGATCCCGCGACTCCAAAGTCGCAGTACGGAACGGGGAGCTTCGTTGATCCGACCTCCGGACAGGCACGTTTTGTGCCTCTTGAGCTGTCCTTTAACGGCGAAGACCAGCCCCGTTATGGCCGCGTTGTAAGTAATCCCACTGAGCTTGTGCAGCTCAAACTCAGCCATGAACGCGGCGCCCTGGCTATGGCTCGCTCCCAGGCTCCAGATTCCGCCAGCGCCCAGTTCTACATCGCACTCAAGCCGCTGCCAGAACTCGATGGTCGCTACGCCGTCTTCGGTCGCGTGACTCAAGGTCTTGATGTTGTGGATGCCATCCGTCAGGACGACACCATCGAGAAGGCCGTGGTGTTGACACCCGGTCTCTGA
- a CDS encoding secondary thiamine-phosphate synthase enzyme YjbQ, translating into MALDQLLTQLEINTHGAGFTPLNQQLNQCVHQAGLITGVMHLTCLHTSCSLTINENADPRVLKDLAAWMNAMVPQDGAGPSGPDGRRRRYLHDDEGNDDMPAHIRTALTTQTMSLSVDNGRMLLGTWQAVYLWEHRSSPHHRRLACHLIGHMADPASDRDQLSASARNTTASLLARRNGQRLNDVVQARHVPGAWAEDGGIETDVDLLIDRLHEISDQQQ; encoded by the coding sequence ATGGCGTTGGATCAGCTGCTGACGCAACTGGAGATCAACACGCACGGAGCGGGTTTCACCCCCCTGAACCAACAACTGAATCAGTGCGTGCACCAAGCCGGACTGATCACCGGGGTGATGCATCTCACCTGCCTGCACACCAGTTGCAGCCTGACCATCAATGAGAATGCCGATCCACGGGTCCTCAAAGACCTGGCGGCCTGGATGAATGCCATGGTGCCTCAGGACGGAGCTGGGCCTAGCGGACCAGACGGTAGACGTCGCCGTTACCTGCACGACGACGAAGGTAATGACGACATGCCAGCCCATATCCGCACAGCCCTCACCACCCAGACCATGAGCTTGAGTGTTGACAACGGCCGAATGCTCCTGGGCACCTGGCAGGCGGTCTATCTCTGGGAGCATCGCTCATCCCCGCATCACCGACGACTCGCCTGTCATCTGATCGGACACATGGCAGACCCAGCCAGTGATCGCGATCAGCTCTCGGCATCAGCCAGAAACACCACGGCGAGCCTGCTGGCACGCCGCAACGGCCAACGACTGAATGATGTCGTTCAAGCGCGCCACGTCCCGGGGGCATGGGCTGAAGACGGTGGGATTGAAACCGACGTTGATCTGCTGATTGATCGGTTGCATGAGATCTCCGATCAACAGCAATGA
- a CDS encoding nucleoside triphosphate pyrophosphatase, giving the protein MLLLASASPARRRLLEQAAIPHRVEISGVDEEAIQDPDPIALVRRLAQAKALAVRSQLKDDAITAVLGCDSLFVFAGEVYGKPADSAQAVQRWQRMRGAWGDLHTGHCLMSGLGLTSQEPLIECVTTKVMFADLSDQEIAAYVASGEPLRCAGGFALEGLGGSFVERLDGCYSNVIGLSLPLLRRWLPQV; this is encoded by the coding sequence ATGTTGCTGCTGGCTTCAGCGTCCCCGGCAAGACGTCGTCTCCTCGAGCAGGCGGCCATTCCCCATCGTGTCGAGATCAGCGGTGTTGATGAAGAGGCCATTCAGGATCCCGATCCGATCGCACTGGTCAGGCGTCTGGCTCAGGCCAAGGCGCTGGCCGTTCGCAGCCAGCTCAAAGACGATGCCATCACAGCCGTGCTCGGATGTGATTCGTTGTTTGTTTTTGCTGGAGAGGTGTACGGAAAGCCAGCTGACTCGGCTCAGGCTGTGCAACGTTGGCAACGCATGCGTGGTGCCTGGGGTGATCTGCACACTGGTCACTGCCTGATGTCAGGCCTTGGTTTGACATCGCAAGAGCCGCTGATTGAGTGTGTGACCACCAAGGTGATGTTTGCTGATCTCAGCGATCAGGAGATTGCTGCGTATGTCGCCAGTGGCGAACCGCTTCGTTGTGCAGGAGGCTTTGCATTGGAGGGCCTTGGAGGCTCCTTTGTGGAGCGTCTCGATGGCTGTTATTCGAATGTGATCGGCCTCAGCTTGCCGTTGTTGCGGCGTTGGCTACCGCAGGTTTGA
- a CDS encoding chloride channel protein encodes MNHPPPTPARSLLVGTARALLAGAAGGALAALVVSSTLMLQTWIWGVSVARGLPSDRSLLWCLAWSGTIGIALSLLQRRRSGSELPEMSETLAELRQPEGLDTHQGLRQVIGGMLALAGGGTLGPEALMTRLVAVASHAVWKGADRDLLAAAMAGSLGLFRSPLVGGAALAGRQWQLIWRWLPGTLGGLAGFVAFHGLSDLGGGMRGVPYAWPSDPSQRISALLAAMLAGLAGWLAGQVIKRWRHWLQQLRLLERFWWIPIGTGLLIGLCLWGLPLVGFSGENQLKPLVLQEWRLETSVLVLSALVKLLMVGLCLETGWRGGQFFPVILASSALGMGLHEWIPWIGSIDIWSGGVVGGCLAVLLNSPLLGLVLGLTLLQGHGAGALVIGLLVGLILQRRH; translated from the coding sequence GTGAACCATCCGCCACCAACCCCAGCTCGCAGTCTGCTGGTCGGAACTGCACGTGCCCTACTGGCTGGAGCCGCGGGAGGAGCGCTGGCAGCGCTGGTGGTGAGTAGCACGCTCATGCTCCAGACCTGGATCTGGGGTGTATCGGTCGCGCGCGGTTTACCCAGCGATCGCTCCTTGCTGTGGTGTCTGGCCTGGTCGGGAACGATCGGCATCGCTCTCAGCCTGCTGCAACGGCGACGCTCAGGCAGTGAGCTCCCGGAAATGTCGGAGACGCTCGCTGAACTACGGCAACCGGAAGGATTGGACACGCATCAGGGCCTCAGGCAAGTGATCGGAGGCATGCTGGCACTCGCTGGCGGGGGAACTCTCGGCCCGGAGGCGTTGATGACCCGCCTCGTCGCCGTCGCCAGCCACGCCGTCTGGAAAGGCGCGGATCGTGACTTGCTGGCTGCTGCAATGGCGGGATCTCTGGGATTGTTCCGCTCACCCCTGGTGGGCGGCGCAGCATTAGCCGGACGTCAATGGCAGCTGATTTGGCGCTGGCTGCCAGGAACCCTTGGAGGATTGGCCGGTTTTGTGGCCTTCCATGGCTTAAGCGACCTGGGCGGAGGCATGCGAGGCGTGCCCTATGCCTGGCCCTCTGATCCCTCGCAACGCATCAGTGCGTTGCTGGCGGCCATGCTCGCTGGCCTGGCGGGTTGGCTCGCCGGACAGGTCATCAAGCGCTGGCGGCATTGGCTCCAACAGTTGCGGCTACTGGAACGCTTCTGGTGGATCCCGATCGGCACAGGTTTGCTGATTGGGCTCTGTCTCTGGGGATTGCCACTGGTTGGCTTCTCCGGGGAGAACCAGTTGAAACCCCTCGTCCTGCAGGAATGGAGGCTGGAGACAAGCGTCTTGGTGCTGTCAGCCCTGGTCAAATTGTTGATGGTCGGACTGTGTCTGGAGACCGGATGGAGAGGCGGCCAGTTTTTTCCAGTGATCCTCGCCAGCAGCGCACTGGGGATGGGACTGCACGAATGGATTCCCTGGATTGGCAGCATCGACATCTGGAGTGGGGGTGTTGTCGGGGGGTGCCTTGCGGTGCTGCTCAACTCGCCGCTACTTGGACTGGTGCTCGGCCTCACGCTGTTGCAGGGCCATGGAGCCGGAGCGCTGGTGATCGGCCTGCTGGTGGGTCTGATCCTGCAGCGGAGGCACTAA
- a CDS encoding photosystem I assembly protein Ycf4: protein MAADLLEQPVVGSRRLSNVLVAAMVTIGGVGFLFASLSSYLGRDLLPLGHPAGLVFVPQGLVMGLYSIAAALLATYLWTVIAIDVGAGMNRFDKSSGLVTISRRGFRKPISVEIPIKDIKAVKVEVRDGFNTRRRVSLRVQGRRDMPLTRVGEPLPLAQLEQDGAELARFLNVNLEGL, encoded by the coding sequence ATGGCCGCTGATCTGCTTGAACAACCTGTCGTCGGTTCTCGGCGGCTGTCCAATGTCCTGGTCGCCGCCATGGTCACCATTGGTGGCGTCGGCTTTCTGTTCGCCTCGCTCTCCAGTTATTTGGGGCGTGATCTTCTTCCTCTAGGCCACCCTGCAGGACTTGTATTTGTCCCCCAGGGTCTGGTGATGGGGCTGTACAGCATCGCTGCAGCCCTTCTTGCTACCTATCTCTGGACGGTGATCGCCATTGATGTGGGCGCCGGCATGAATCGTTTCGATAAATCCTCAGGGTTGGTGACTATTTCTCGCCGAGGTTTTCGCAAGCCCATCAGTGTTGAGATACCGATCAAAGACATCAAGGCTGTCAAGGTTGAAGTCCGTGATGGCTTCAACACTCGCCGACGTGTGTCTTTGCGCGTTCAGGGTCGACGCGACATGCCCCTCACTCGAGTGGGTGAGCCTCTACCTCTCGCCCAGCTCGAGCAGGACGGAGCTGAACTTGCACGCTTTTTGAATGTGAACCTGGAAGGGCTCTGA